The DNA sequence aacatacatatttatttttacgGAACACGAGCTACCTCACAATAAAGCTGCCAGTTAAATTACTTACAGGATCCCAACGACCCTCTCAGATAGATGAAGAAGAGGAGGAAGAGGAAGAAGAATCTTCCGACGACGACAGAACTATATACAGTGATTACTATTTACCACCTGAATATGCGAGAGAGGTTAGACAATATTCTGTTTTGTTAACTGGTCACATAATTTCTTGGAACTTTTATTAATAATGAAAGTAtatcccagccagcattctatatcggcccgataacagaccgacgtcgttgtctataacggcccgatatcggcttcaatttcggctgcaaataggaatgatgtcggcccgacgtcggtAGACGGTATCGGGCCgacatcataatgacattggtccgatattggcaaacgatatttggccaacatcaaaatgctaTCGGCcagatattggcagatcatatcgtggtCGCCAAATAGTGTGGCACGCAGTGCTTCATCAacgttttcttaaaatatacacttcataaattctcagagtaattttcttgagaactgatgtgtctcgcatcatgtgtatgatgcttatttgattttattgatataatatttttcacaactatatactgcatgttttatacagttacgtaagctttCTGTGTATTCTTaacacttttaaaattgttcaattacaattttaaacatatttatattttcatatttttgtaaatatgaatatgtctatggcggcattttacataacaataaaaatgcatcttaattattacctccctgtcaaataaaattttgaataatactgtctacaaattttgtttggaacctagtttaaTCAACTCtagcatacatcatatttgcttaataaattaacacatgtataaaaacagttagagaatccaatatcggcccgatatcaatccgacgtacgaaataattacactgattgatgtcgatataccgatttcaatattttgcggcactacaacggcccgacgtcggccctacgtcagcacattttgccgacattccgacattatacctatatcgggccgatatagtcatgctggctgggatCAAGTTATGTATAACATACAttgaataaattaaaacaattacacTCAATGgttactgtttaggcggtaacgaggctctgccgagttaccgcaaaacagttacacgagagccagatatttcaatcTGCACCTTCATCTaatgatagattctttttcttgcatgccgtatatcttcagttaatagaaaaatgaagaaaaatgaatGCTTTTCTTTCGAGcactattttattttatcatagtagcgtatgaatttataCCTGAAGTGGTCCTCCTACGTAACCGAACAGAATTTATGCATACATACATAAATTGTAGCACCTGACTCATCTTACACCCCAtggtgtaagacgagtttttctagcATCGGCAAAAActcgggaaaatcctgtctggttTGTAAGAAGcattacatgtttatattgtCTTTTTTAATTCATGTGTAATTGCAATTTGGTAAAAAGCACAATATAGCTGATCGCCTTTGTTTTAAACTATGGGTCATTATCATGTAAAGTAGCATCAACCATGTACAAAAATACTCGTTTCGTGTAGGAAGGAACACCAGGACCGCGTGCTGAGATTGTCGATAGCCATGAAGCATGCAGCTGTTTTCCAAACCGAAGTAACAAGTTCGTTGGTTCAATGCTTTATGACAAAATTACCTGTCAGCACACAGGACTGACTGGGCATACGCAACCAGGAGTTTTTAAGTTCAACCCTTATTGGAATGAGAATATGGAAGAACCACGGAGGTTGAGGAAGAGAGATATGAGAATAGCAAGATCAAAGTATGTATTCGGGTATCCAAAACCACGATATGAACTCGTGTCAGAAAGCGAAGAAGAATATGACGAGGATGAGGACGACGAGGATGATGATGACAGGGAAGCAACTGCTGCTAGCGGTCGCAAAGCGGAAACTCCAAAAACTGCTAAAACAAATAAGACGCGAGCTGAAGAGgaagatgatgatgacgacgatgaGGATAGTGAATATGACAGTGAAGAATATGATTCTGATGAAGATGAAGAAGATGAGGACTATATTCCATTCAGATTACCCGAAATAGGTTATCCACAAACCCCCTCACTACCACCAAGTAGTCAGAGCTTCCGATCGCGTTACAGTGATTTTACAGAATACAGTGAAAGTGTTCCAGAGTCGTTACCGTCACTTCCGGCTTCGAGGCAGCTCACTGCGCAAACAAAGAGGATTGGTGTTACACAGGTAAGACTGTGTAAATTTTACGTATATATTCATAAACGCCTTGAATCTGTCatgttaattcatttttaacAATTAGATAATAATGTTATAGTTTAACGCGTTCCGAAAAGGTAATGCGCTCTATTTCATGTCCTCTACGTCTACATCATTGATTGTTTCTTGCACAGAAGACATTAGTGAAGACCCCAGAATTATCGCAAGTTTAAAGAATTTAGAGTTGTTTGATGACTAGAAAGAAGTGGTGTATAAACTTATTTTCATATGTATTACTCacacaataattatttaataagGCCCTTCGAAAAAAAAGAAGTATATTGGTTTGCCtattgtctgtctgtttgtctgtcggTCGGTAGAATATTTGGTCAAAGGGTAAGGTCAGAGCGAGACTGAAAACACCTAAAGAACCCTTTGATATGCTGCCTCCGACAATCATGGAATGATTTGATTttctgtggtcagtaaatgaccatTGATATTAAATGGATgagaaggtcacattgacctcaAGACTTGAAATTGACTCGAGGTTCTGCTTTTAACAACTAAAGAAAACTTGGATCTACTACTTCTAACTTGATAGAATTATTACATGTGttaaggtatttccgcaaattgaaattagaaatccatgtgaaaaatcagaaccctcgaaacagctttcgaaatgcaaggacacaaaaaatatatgataaaaattgaaaagatatatctgttggtaaacttgcgagcatgaaagctacgctgaaccctatctccacagtgctttggaagaaaatgagtgaacatttttggtgcaaaatttcggtatcgtatgcaacctaaattgttataaaacatttattttcaaatcaaagaaatgccaaaatagtgcatacgagcgttactttttcaagaaaatgtcgttaaacattctaatgcgcaaaacacgtgcacagtttttctaaaatatttcgccgccatgtttatttcgaggaataaaatatatgattgttcttttacctgagattccttactgaaatatgtatgtctccttattcatggttagagatatccatttagtatagtttttcactgtccgatctc is a window from the Mercenaria mercenaria strain notata unplaced genomic scaffold, MADL_Memer_1 contig_468, whole genome shotgun sequence genome containing:
- the LOC128554061 gene encoding uncharacterized protein LOC128554061; amino-acid sequence: SQRPSQIDEEEEEEEEESSDDDRTIYSDYYLPPEYAREEGTPGPRAEIVDSHEACSCFPNRSNKFVGSMLYDKITCQHTGLTGHTQPGVFKFNPYWNENMEEPRRLRKRDMRIARSKYVFGYPKPRYELVSESEEEYDEDEDDEDDDDREATAASGRKAETPKTAKTNKTRAEEEDDDDDDEDSEYDSEEYDSDEDEEDEDYIPFRLPEIGYPQTPSLPPSSQSFRSRYSDFTEYSESVPESLPSLPASRQLTAQTKRIGVTQ